The Raphanus sativus chloroplast, complete genome genome contains the following window.
CTCTTTTTTATATTCAAAAAGGTGTAGGACTTTAGTAAAATAGAACACAAAATGTCGAGCCAAGAGCACCTATATTCCTAATATAAAAGGTGGCGGATCAAAACATCCACAGCAGATCATGTCCTTCAATTCAAGTCGCACGTTGCTTTCTACCACATCGTTTTAAACGAAGTTTTACCATAACATTCCTTTAGTTTGTGTAATTGATTCAATTATGGAATCATGAATAGTCATAGTTCAGTCAGTATATCGTAATCTATACTTTTTCTTTCTCTATGAATGGAATAGTGAATCTACGCGTAAAAGGTTCAGTCAGAATTCAAATGAATCCCATATTAAATTGTATACCCATATTAAATTGTATATATGAAAAATCTAAATTTGACTAGAAATCTATATTTATATATATATAAATATATTATTTTTATTAAAACTCGTAGAATCTATGGTTCTACCTTACTTACCTACATCACACACAACTAAAAAAAGCAAATAGATTTTTTGTAATTTCGGTTGAAATAATTAAAAAGAAGTTTATTCTTCTTTTCATTTCAATATTTTTTAAGAATAAAATATTGGATTTTTAAACAGAAAGAAAACGATGGTGTACAAAGGCAATAGAAGATTGATTTCGTAATGACTGGACTCTGGGACGGAAGGATTCGAACCTCCGAATAGCGGGACCAAAACCCGTTGCCTTACCGCTTGGCTACGCCCCATTTTTATTTTTATTCAAGACTACTAAAAGAGTAATATTGCTGTTGGTTGTTCGTCAATTCAATTTCAGCCCAAATGAAATATAGATTACATTGGTGCTATAGTTTTGACACGTGTAGATAGCAAATCAAACTGACTTTATTGATCATTACATAGAATTCAATTAAGATATTGTATGAAAATATTATTTCTTTAATTCTCATAAGAGAATGAAAGGATTTTTGATTGAGTAAGTTCAACAAAGTCTTTTTAGACTATCTTTATTTATTTATTTTTTCCTTATATAAAAAATATATTAATAACTCAATCAAAATTAAATTATCCACAAGAACACCAATTTTTGTTATGCTTAATATATTTAATTTGATCTGTATTTGTTTTAATTCGGCCCTTTTTTCAAGCACTTTTTTAGTCGCCAAATTGCCGGAGGCCTACGCCTTTTTGAATCCAATCATAGATGTTATGCCCGTAATACCTCTTTTCTTTCTTCTCTTAGCCTTTGTTTGGCAAGCAGCTGTAAGTTTTCGATGAAATTATTAATACTGTCTTAGACAAATTCACGATTTTGATTCTTGCAACAATTCAAAAGATTCAAAAATCTTGACGTAGGAAAGAACTCTCAATTCAAACATTGAATTTTTTTGGTAGCCATACTAAATCTGGATCATTTGATTTCCTCAGTTTTATCCTCTTTTCTCTAAATGAAAGAACTTAATTAGATTCGAGTTCACTCACAAAAAAAATATCTAGATATTTAGTATAAAAATAGAGAATCTATTCTCTTT
Protein-coding sequences here:
- the psbK gene encoding photosystem II protein gives rise to the protein MLNIFNLICICFNSALFSSTFLVAKLPEAYAFLNPIIDVMPVIPLFFLLLAFVWQAAVSFR